ATCTTATACCACAAAGATAATACAAAAGGCATAGGTAGAAACTATGGTTTCTACAGTAATACCTAAGACCTATACTATCGTACGATCTATCGTATCATCTTGAGCCATAAAGTATGTCACATCACGATTTGTCGGAAACCATGTTTATAAAATCGAATGCGTCAACATAGCAGGAGCCATGAAAGCCAGAGCTTTAAATTGAGTGTCTGTCATGCCTAGACATTTATGTTAAGGAGATCTTCACATTGACTCGCTTCTGCTCCTTTGAAATCAATATGAAATGAGGATTGGCCTGCAAATGGGTCGCTTCTGGCGGGAAACAACAACTACGCTTCTACTAGCCTATAGGCTGCTTTTTGGCTATTTCCTTTTATTTCTAAAGGTTCATATTGGCATAATAAATGTAATGCTCCTCGCTAATTTTACCTTAATATATACAAAGTCTGTCAGAATTTCACCTGTAAAAAAACTAGTTTATCCAGGGCATCAGGTATCTAGTCACTCTCAAAGTAGTTCCTTTGACTCGACACACTTCTCCCAACAGGGTCGCCGAAAGCATTATTGAAGTTTAACCCATCTGTCACAACCATATTGTCTTCGCTTGTCTGAAATCGTGTTCTTTTTAATAGCTCCTTGATTTCGGAGGATGACTTGCCGTCAGTAGCGGCTCGTCAGGGGACGCGGGTGAAGCGCCGCTTcaccacaaattttaaaaaatttaagagttttaaaatcgACATCTTTACGtttacaatttagtttgttttatattttataacaaattaattctttattttatctgatttatcaaaataagtGTAATcctataaagaatatatttgtaaaagtaTTCAGAAACCCGAGCGCGCTAAACATATTCTCATAAGAGCAGCGGCGACCGCCACCGCATGTGTCAATGCAGCACAATTAGCAGAAACAATAATCCGCTGCAACACCTCTCCCCGCGCTTACGACGGTTGCTATGGCAACGGACGGACAAACACGCGGGGTAATTTACAGAACGGCGCGGCGTATGCATGCCGCTGCCAGCAAGGTTCTTATTCTATTGACTTAGTTCTTGTTTATCGGAAGTAAATTCCATCGCGTTcgggaatttttttataaaatgttgccGTTATATGACCCAAtttgcataataaaattttgtttttgctgctTATGGTATATTCTGAGTTTTGCGCTTCACCTCTTCCTAAAGTCACCAGCCGCCACTGCTTGCCGTGAATGATCCCCAATTTCTTGGTGATCATAACTGCGCTCACTTGCACTGTACAGCCTCACATAGATGATGTCGGACTCTAGTACTCTGGGTTTTTTCCCTGCGAGTTAGCAGTTAACGTCCCTTTGGTTTTATGTGATACCAAAATATCTTCCTTCGTAATGCTGTAACGATGTGCTAGTGGTTCTTCGTTGTACTTAAACTGAAAACTAGAAAAGACACTTTACATGACATAACTTTACTTAAACTCTGCGTAACAGCAATTGACACTACAATGTACGTACACTGCTTGATTCAAACTTCATATATTGTAATATATAACATAGTATACAGAATTTTTCTGTATATTATGgcaaaatattttctgtatagtatctggaaaaaatttacactaaaatattttttagtgtcAATGTTTGTTACGAAAGTATTTTGTAAGGCAGCTATATGTTGAATAAACAATACAGTGAAGCATGTCTTAAACGAAGTGGgacaattttattaagaaaaaatatttgttaatttaaagaattagtaGAGGAATGATAGGAATATCAGCCATTATGTAACAAGGTTTCCGCCTTTTAAAAGTAGCTAGAGTATTATAGAGAGTCTAAAGGGCACTATTGTAAACTGCCTAAGTTCTATCCTAGACGAAGGCGAAGTGTTTTCCTTATCTCTTGGGTGCATTTTTATCCGCCAGTATTTACTTTTCAGATTTAGCGTTGAAAACTGATGTGAACCTGATAGCATGTCTAGAGTGTCGTCAATTTTTCTAGTCTTTTATGCGCTTAagcaagtttttatttttttttatgatttttaattggTCTTTCTATTTCTCGTCATGTcactttttctttcttattttattcctcAACCTTCTTCAACAGCAACTccattaaattctaaatatccATTTTCGGCCTGACTTCTGGTTCAAGGCATCTGCTTAGTTAAATATGCTTACTTCAGAGATAGAACTCGGGAACATACTCCGGTCTGGAACACTATTATGCCAGGAATACCCTTTTATATCAGGAACACACTTTTTTAACTCTCAACTCAGACTACAAAACTTTCACCTGACTTGCATTGACTGTCTATCTACAAttgaattacataaataatctttaataacttttaataatatccttttATGTCCTGCTACACTGTAGCAGTCTCAATGTACATATATTTAAGCCAAAATGGTTTGATCAAATTAGATTTTTGAAAGGTCAACTATTTAAGACACAAATCAATACTAGTTAAATATTACATTCGTACTATTTTATCgaaataaaagtataaattattaaattttggtaaCACTAAATTCCtaactaatttagatttttttcctaCTAACAGATACGCCCACCACCCTGCACTAGACCAGTACGAACACGGACACAAACAAGGCAACGAACAGCACTTTATTGAAAATCACGCAAAAGGACATCCCCACATAGGggaattcaaaaataaagtaattcatatttaaatttctgtAGATAAAGCAAGCATATAAGTAATACCACTTAGATTTCAAACCAAATAGTCTACTCACTCACCGCGTTCTATAGTGACACAATtctaaaaatgaagttttcagGTAAAAGCATTTACAACTTAGAAAGAAAGATTTAGAATTTCCGAATATTTGAAGAGAATAGAGGtctaaaaaaagtctaaaaaatatttattagaattataAATGTGCAGGCTTAAAATAATGCACTCGGTTGAAGTAATTCTATCATTTCTGCTACTGAAAGGTAGATGACACCGTCCTATTGCCAAATAACAAACCAAAGATGTTCGATGCCTATATCCTGCAGCAGAAAATGTCTGCTACCGTGTTCCAATATCTttgccttttatttttcttccaaaCTCATTCCCAGAGCCCCTCCGACCTCTAACCTCACTGCATAGTGGGGAGcggataaaaatatatattatcatatatatatgataaatatttatcatatatttATCATCTCTAGGACTGTTGATGGTCCCTTCGCttcaatttttagattatttggGTCTGTCTCATTCAGATATAActgaaaaacttttattaaaatctgcTGCGTAGAGTTTGCCCGATCTGTTGGACCAAATTTCAAATCGTCTTTTCAGTCACTCGTATATTACTCCataacttcttcttcttctggcTTTGGCTTCTGTTCTATCTGCCATATAATTTGCCAGTTTATTTGCTAAGTCATCGGTTTGGCTGGTTCTAAGCATAATCACTGTAACTTTGTTTTACTGATTATCGTTTCATTCGTTCTTCGTTGGTTGGTCGTAACTAAAATTGAGTAAGCACAACTCATATATTGTCATTAGAAAGGAATGCAGGTGCATGTTGGCACTTGTTGATAGATTACACTGACTATGAGAATCACAAAcgagaataaatttaaaaatgtatcctCTCTTTTGAATTCTTTATTTGTATGTCCTATCACCAATCTGTAGTCCAAGTAGCTGcgctaaagaaattaaaaaagactgTAACAATTATAATTTGTCAGGTTTCCCTCGCTGTATAGAATGATACTAAACATGGTTGATATCAAACACATTTGGTTTAACTCACAAAGTAAGCTGGGATGTTTCTAAAAATTCACTTAACTCAGAATTTAgtaagtagtccatttttctgaaaaagacCTCTCAGTCGGTCTGGGTATATAAACTGAAACcgttgactttgtgtcccttcACCCTCTGAAATAACTTAGAACTTAGCCTGTTGTCGAGTTGTGTCTCTATAGAACTTTGTGAGCGTAGtacttttattagttttataattttcaaacctGCATTAAGTGAATAATTTAATCTTTATAGTACTATAGTGAGGTATAGGTATCAGGATTTTCTTAAACTTTTAGGTTAGTGCGGTTACTTACCCAAAATTCGTATTGGATTGAAATTTTTGAACTAGATTTATCCGTGTAACATTTTTACCCGTTCGTTAGTGAATTAAAACAtttgatgcacaaaaatagtcaactgattggTTTTACATGTACAGACTAAATACGATCACTTAGGactattacaaatatttatttacagtctatttatttactactatttatgtcgaTTTAAAAGTCGTGCCAACATTCCAGCTAGACCATTGTTCCAgaagattcgctaaccttccacatgtctccagagatgtcgtgcggtgtgccGCTTGCGCCACCGGAATAACGGAGAACAGCTGATATATCGGCAGCGTTGTCAATATTGTTACATTGGattgaaaaaaactttctttaatAACTATTATTCTATGATAATGGAAATGACTATTATGTCAGAGAAaagataattatattatattataattaaattattatcagttaCTCTCACTACTTCAGAAATTGTACACATCTGTAGAGCCTGGTGTGCACATCCCGCGATTTTCCTGCCGTAGTCcaattttttgaagttttttgttAATGTCTTAGATATTACTTCTTCGGCCAAGAGAATTAGTGATACTCTAGTGACTTTTATTATTTGCCACATGTTTTTCGATTCTACTACTAAGTTTTTGTAGCTCGTTCTTTTTTTCCGACTGTGTTTTCCTGATTTTATAAGTCAGTGGCACTGCGATATCAATTATTTTTCCGGATCAATTATTTATGTAACTAGCCTGCATTGAGTCATGGCAAAGAAGCTACTTGGTCAACGTTTTGTTCCTTTAGATTATAGAAGTTTGGGAAATTTACCGCGCAAGGTTTGTTCCTTGAAATTTGTTCTTCGCATATAGCACATACTTAAATTACTTCTTCATGTCTGTGCTTGCTTTAGAACAACAAGTCTGTTTTGCAACCTGCTGATCCTCGAGTGCAAAATTTCTTTCCTCCCTCCAATGGGTTATTAGTTGCAAAATGACAATATTAAGACGTGAAGTAAATAGTTTATAAACCACAGATAAGTAGGTTATAATTCTGTAGTTTTTTTGGTTTGCTATAGTCTCCCTTTTTGTATAACATGTATGCGTTGCCTTAATCAAGGAGGGCAGAAATCTTCATAGGGTCCTCTAGTCCTTACAGCTTAATCCAGAAGTTGTTGAGTCAATCAGGTCCAGGCGATCTCCACCAGCCAGTAAGCTGGTCAATATTCTCGGCTGGAAACTGATCGACTCTTATTTCAACGAATCTTGATGAATGCTGCTCGATGTCCAGCCAGCTAGTGTTTAGTTTTGGATCATAAGAAGTTCCAGTATTGAGGGAATTGGTCTCTGTTAGTGTTTTTTTGTGATCTGAGGGAGCTTTTGGATACTGCTTCTAGACTCTTGTCTTAGGCGATCTTCTAATTCAACAATGAGTTGTTCGTCAATTTTGACGTCAATCAATTTTGCCTCGAAGTTTGTCGACATCTTGCATCGACCTTCCGTTTCAGGCAGGGATCTAATTTTCGGCATTTTCTCGATTCTTCGGTTCCTGGTATATATAAACTTTATCCATTGTGTTTAAGGACTGTGACGGCATCGCAATACAAACATAGGACTTGATTTAACTTGCTCTAACGTCCGCTGCCTGCCttcttattattatcattattagttattatctgaagaattttcaaattctcATTCTTTAATATGTGTAATGAGCATGgcttgtacttttttttatgcGCGACATTTACCTAGATAATATCGTGTTATTAATTACATAAACCAATGATTTATTTTACTGCGGAGCAGGTTGAGGTGATAGAGTttctttttaacataaaaatttgcCAATCAAACAGTGATGATTTAACCAGCCAAATTGGTCAATAGTCTCAAATTTTCAATCATCATCAATAATGTTCGAAAAACTGGAAATGTCTAAATAAAAACATCGAAACAGTCTCAGAAAATTGGCAAGaagtacaggagtaagcaaaagtagaGTTCACAGATGGCGTCGTAAATGCCGATAAAGTACAGTGTGTCGTGAGTATCTCACTATTAAAGTCAATAATGAATCTATTACATCTAAAATGGGATACACTGTAACTCATGGTAaccatagaaaaaaaactaatattaccCGCGACAGAGAGAGTTGAACTATATGAATGAGAATTGATAATATCACAGGTTCATAACACATATACAATTCCACAACTGCAAATTGTACAAATCAATTCTTTTAAGGCTTTTGCATGTTCATAAATGTTGCTTGctcttaaatcttttaaatataacaattctgtaaattagataataatagaagctttttaaaatttattttcaaaattttttaggtAAGATGGGGGGACAAACATGGAGGATATGGTGAACACTACTGGGACTTAAATCATGCGGGTCATGGAGGAGAAAGTGATGCGGAGGAGACTGAACAAAGTGACATTTATGCTGAATACCCTCAGGAGACGCAAACTAGCAATGTTCTTCTCAATCCAAATAATCAACGTACTTTCTCTCGTAGTAAAAGAAATCCAGATGATGATGTTGAGTTCATTAATGAAAAGGCCAagtcaataatattaaatgataGAACACCTAAACATGGCGGCAATTacagaaatgcaaaaaaaagtaGATCAAAACGGAGTACAAccaataaatactattttaaaaataaatatcattagtTTTAAATCACTCTAAGAGCTTGAACCAaagtatttaaaagaataacGGCTCACTTCAGTGTTGGTTAAggcttaaatattttatttcttatttagatttttttataatttttttaaataaaaacataaactttgagcaagttgtttaattttaaatacataccCATAAAAAAACATGCCAGAAATATATCATTAAGATTCAATTTAGACCGAAATGACCCACTACTACAATATTTCGTTAAGAACCTTAATatggtttaaaatattgtacaTTACAACATATTCTATACTAGATTATACTATACTATAAACTAAGGACCACACAACACATTCATTTCACTTTTATGCCAGGGACGCACTTATTTTGTCTGTTGGGTCTGCCAGTATTGACGTCCAAGGGTAAAATTGATCACCGAAGACAACATTTCCAGACTTTTTCGACTAGACTCGTAGATAAAAGAACGATATActaataggaatggttgtaaaCTGGTATCCAGATTAGTTTGCTTAAAGTTTACCATAATTCTTAAATAGGTTTTAAAAGTGCGACTAAATCTTTTAACTATTCCATCAGACTGGCGGATGTAGATAGAGGTGCGGCTATTATTGATTACTAGCAAATGGCAGTTTCTTCCTTAGTCTAAATGTATTTCTCGGGAGACACTAAATCGGCAtgtccagttctggaacagtaCTTCAGCTACTATGGTtccttcttggtttggaatggCATAAATCTCGAACGACTTACTTAAGCAGTCCACAGCAACATGAGCATATTGATTTCCAGAGTTGCTATTAGGATAATGTCCGGTTGCTAGGtgatggcaattcgttcaaagggtgcaccaacaagatactgtaTCATTTTTATCTGGTCCGGGTTCTTGGACCCTTGGTTGATGACCATTGCTTATAATGTCGGTACCGGCGTTCAAAATCTTCCTGACttttaaacctataaaaacatttatctctcttttgccaaggtcttaatAACTCCAAAATATCCGCCGCCAACATATAGACAGCTTTAGGTACTTGGACTCGGCTTTTAAGGCgtgactgtcagatatgtctttttttCCATCTGTGCCAGGTCTTCCAGACTCTTCTTAATAATTCATCTTGGATAGCCAACAAATTCCATTGTCCTCAGAAGCTTTTGGTTTTGAAACTTGTTAGAATAGCTCTCCATTTTGGCTTTAAACTTTCTCAAGACTTCAATTCATACATAAGGCCATTAACTGGGTCGTCACACTGATTCTAGATTATACTAGCTGCGTGCCACTCTTCAGGACTATTAATGCGATAACAAGCAAATGTCCCTGGCTATTAGTTCAAATCCTTTTTAAGGTACTGTTGGCATGTTTTAATATAAGGTATTCCGGACAAAGCATCGGTATTTCTGTGTGATTCGCCGTTCATGTGTTGTAAAGTGAAACTATTGGAGCTGTTCTTGATTTGTcctttaaggtttttaaattgCTGCCTCATAATTCAGCCATTATTAAACAATGATTAGTATCTCCAACTCcgctaataaaataatttatagagaTTCGTTCTCGAAACTCCGTTGAGGCGAAAGGGTAAGCCTACTAATCAAGAAATATTGGCCTTAAACTGTTGGAGACCTTCATCAGGTTGTTGTCTTTTAGAATTAAATTGGCTCAATATACTTATTGAACATCGGCTTCACCGTATCCCATCTCTAAAATACGCACCGGTACGTCAAAATTGAATTTATCCTGAGATAACCACATTCATactatttctgtagcttcttcTCTTAGGCATAGCTTAAGATTGATCGCCCTTTCTTCCTTATCCAAGCGGACCCCTGGCAGCGGCCTCCAACTGATTCAAACTTAACTGTCCACAATTTACATTCCAAGATTGGAATGAATAGGGCCACgctttttttaagtatttttttatataattattcaaTTTCTTCTTGAACTGTTGCTTTAAAGTGAATGATTAACTCTCTTTGTTTCCTCGCAAGATCTTCTTAAAATTATGTATCTTATTTAACAAGAGGCACGAAACCGACTTGTGCCTCTTGTTCATTTTTGTGTTTCTTATCTCGTTCTTTTTGCTTATAGTCTCATTCCTTGCTCTTCTACGTTTACGAATTCTTTTCCTTTGTTATTTTTTCTCTCTCGTTTTTCTTGTTTACGATCTCACTCCTAGTTCTTCTCTTTGTTCTTGAAAATTACGAAACTCACGTCACATTTAAAGACATATGTGACGTGAGTTTGATGTGATCATGGAATAATTTAGAAATCCTTAAAAGTTTCTACATTGTTTTTGCCCATGGAAGCAGACCAATATTTGTAAGATAACACTAACAGTCAAATTCAAACTACCAAGACTTACAACAAAATGCTCGATAAGGGAATtcctcaaacaagatgaactattAATAACTAGACCCTATGGGTGGAAATATTAAACTAAGTGTAAGtaaaatcctaaataaactTTACTAACCGacttaaactataaaataaacacaaaacgTAACTTTCCtaacagtatttttatttttatgaacatGATACACATATtgtaaaatatacaggaaaaGTTACCACCCTTAGTTACCTCTCACTCTAAGATTTCAGGAAAATGACGTTACACGTGAAAAATTCTTATGTAAAAATTAGATCCATGGAGCCTCAGAAGTCAATTTTTACGCAAGTATCTTATATAAGAAGTCGATTCGTTACTTAGTAGTTTTCATTTCAGATCAGAACTATTTTATTACTTGCCAAAATTCCATCCATAGCCGTAGTTCCCCAAACAAAAGTTTGAAACTTGACGAATACACCATCTATCAAGCGATTACACCAAAATGTAATCGCTTGATAGATGGTGGTTGTACTATTCTTAAGACCGTCACTTTTCTGGCAATCTAACTTTAGAAGATAATTCAATAACGAGATTTAgatattaaataacgagactgtttaaaaaaattctacaatCAAATGCTTCCTTTCAATATACTCGTCACACACTTTTTTATCAGTTACGAATTCCGCCAGTTTTCGCTTCACGTCTCCCATCGCCTCGAGCCGGGTTCCTTTGAAGGAAGACCTAATCGTTGGAAATAGGAAAAAGTCACAGGGTTCTATATCAGGCGAGTACGGCAAACGTTCCAACACTGGAGTATCTCTAACGTCTAAGTAACGGTTCTTAGATAGAGCATTAAGAGCAGCTGCATTTTCCTGGTGCAACATCCACGAATTCGGTAGTTTTTTACGAACTCTCATCCTTATCACGCTGCCGTTGCTATATAAAAAACGATGCTAATCATTAAATTTTCGTATACATATATCgtttatttagtcaaaaaataatacaaattaacaACTAATACAAGTTATACTACGAGGATACTTAATAATTACCATattacgttttaaaaaattaaataaataataaacacaattaccacaaacatatgtatattatacaaacaaaaacgaGACGCAAATTAGACAAACAAACATGAAAATGTTGGTAGAAATAAGTGGTTTATTATACTAAATTtgcaattaaatgatttttacaagcccttttaaaaaactttatacttTCGATTGTTTTCATTTCTATTGGCAACATATTTGTTTagaccattaaaaaataatgaattttgagCACGTTCTTAAGAAActctaggtatataaaaattatttctcgatCGCCTGTTATGATCATGTATTTTGACagagaatgtgactttactcAACAGATACTGTGGAGCTTGACAAATTTTAATCTTACGGACAAATATCAGCGTATTGAGTAGAAGATGCTCTCTGACTAGTAACCATTCTAAAGCCTTCGATTTTGACTTCATTTCGACATCcttagtttttttattcttaggGATGCATGAGTTTTCCAATATGCGTATGAATTGCCGCTTAGATTCAACATCCTATGGGAATATCCAGGTTTAAACGCAAGTCAGATTCTATTAAATCTTTTGGGACCAACTTCACGCAGAGTttcgtaatttaaaatttttctgacagtttttttattgacatttacAATCTCAGCAATGAATATAAATACGATGATCTCCGTGCACAGTTGATTTTAGTCACTATTTGCGAAGTTGAACCAGAACAGATGGATATcagttaatttattatataagataTCAGATAACAGTTGGTCATCTTCGGTGCTCTCTCAGCCACATGCACGAAATAGAGAATTCTCATCACAGACCTCTCTCAAAAATTTATAGGActtagtcaatttttttaaaatttaacgaGAAACGTCAAACTGATCCAAAACACTTTTCGTTCCTaacctcaatagaaaaaatACTACTACAGCGACAAAAACGTATTTTCATACTGGAATAGTAGACACTTTCACCTATTCCAACGCTGCATGCGTTTCCGACCAATCTAGGACGCCTTCTGCGGGCAGCAGGAGCTAATCTTATTCTCATATAGTTCAGAGAGTGTAATTCCCGTTTGGAAGTTCGAAGGGAAGGACTATGCTTTCGACAAATATCAAGCACATCCATAAAATAGTACAGCAACTCAGCTTAGATCAATTTGTTGGCGTCCGCCGGCagtaaatttcttaaataaatcgcaaaagaaataaaactttacCAATGTACATGACATTCAAAATAGCTaaacacctaaaaaaaatattatgtacttTGAAGTAGTAAGAGTATgtttagaaaaatgtatttaaaaattatatagcgAGAACAGGAGTCCAGCCTAACCACTATATAGAATAAAACCACTATATGATTTTTACTATATAGAAATTTTAGTTATTTGCCAgactttatataaaatttatttttcaaaaatat
The genomic region above belongs to Anthonomus grandis grandis chromosome 6, icAntGran1.3, whole genome shotgun sequence and contains:
- the LOC126737277 gene encoding uncharacterized protein LOC126737277 isoform X1, which encodes MLLKFCPVLLGSLIGVLASQKPYLLKEKNHMNSPLTSPNDQSFAESGLVGSAQPAALNHGAVSKYFQDIYMAQHNPKEIEFGHVFENSNDWEQRFEKINLDNLSRQGKVRWGDKHGGYGEHYWDLNHAGHGGESDAEETEQSDIYAEYPQETQTSNVLLNPNNQRTFSRSKRNPDDDVEFINEKAKSIILNDRTPKHGGNYRNAKKSRSKRSTTNKYYFKNKYH
- the LOC126737277 gene encoding uncharacterized protein LOC126737277 isoform X2; protein product: MLLKFCPVLLGSLIGVLASQKPYLLKEKNHMNSPLTSPNDQSFAESGLVGSAQPAALNHGAVSKYFQYAHHPALDQYEHGHKQGNEQHFIENHAKGHPHIGEFKNKVRWGDKHGGYGEHYWDLNHAGHGGESDAEETEQSDIYAEYPQETQTSNVLLNPNNQRTFSRSKRNPDDDVEFINEKAKSIILNDRTPKHGGNYRNAKKSRSKRSTTNKYYFKNKYH